A stretch of the Clostridium fungisolvens genome encodes the following:
- the ric gene encoding iron-sulfur cluster repair di-iron protein: MINKIDKKDTLGQIVSNFPLASEIFNKYKIDYCCGGHDNLESALLEKNLNVEDILKELNESYEVFLQSNNEYIDWRKESPIDIINHIVRTHHAYTKKQLPNIDLLMMKILKAHFSHHQELLLKLHKLFGLLKIELEEHLIKEEEVLFPLIEKYCDDKSTTTLTKVAEFIKETESEHDAAGDILKEIRELTNDFSAPKDTCTTFRLVYAQIEALEKDLFTHIHLENSVLFSLVSSEK; the protein is encoded by the coding sequence ATGATAAACAAAATAGACAAAAAAGATACTTTAGGTCAAATAGTTTCTAACTTTCCTTTAGCAAGCGAAATATTTAATAAATATAAAATTGATTATTGCTGTGGCGGTCATGATAACTTAGAATCTGCTTTACTTGAAAAAAATCTGAATGTTGAAGATATTTTAAAGGAACTTAATGAATCTTATGAGGTATTTCTCCAGTCTAATAATGAATATATTGACTGGAGGAAGGAATCACCAATCGATATTATAAATCATATAGTAAGAACTCACCACGCTTACACAAAAAAACAATTACCTAATATTGATTTACTTATGATGAAAATTTTGAAAGCTCACTTTTCTCATCATCAAGAACTTCTATTAAAACTACACAAGCTGTTTGGACTCCTAAAAATAGAATTAGAAGAGCATTTAATAAAAGAAGAAGAAGTGCTATTTCCTTTGATAGAAAAATATTGTGATGATAAATCTACTACTACACTTACAAAGGTAGCTGAATTTATAAAAGAAACCGAGTCTGAGCATGATGCTGCTGGTGACATACTTAAAGAAATAAGAGAACTTACAAATGATTTCTCAGCACCAAAAGATACTTGTACTACATTCAGGCTTGTATATGCTCAGATAGAAGCTCTTGAAAAGGACCTATTCACTCATATACATTTAGAAAACAGCGTACTATTTTCACTAGTTTCATCTGAAAAGTAA
- a CDS encoding exodeoxyribonuclease III gives MKIYSWNVNGLRAIMKKDFLNFVETDSPDILCIQETKLQEATLDDAARNIKGYHSYFSFAEKKGYSGVATYSKVEPISVSHGIGIEEFDSEGRILITEFEGFTLFNIYFPNGQSSEERLDYKMRFYDALLEYCNERVKEGKKLVICGDYNTAHTPMDIKNAKSNEKTSGFLPMEREWMDKFIANGYTDTFRHFNPETIKYSWWSYMFKSRERNTGWRIDYHFVSNNLLEEVVGADILNEVFGSDHCPVSIELK, from the coding sequence TTGAAGATATATTCATGGAATGTTAATGGGCTTAGAGCCATTATGAAAAAAGACTTTTTAAACTTTGTAGAAACTGATTCACCAGATATACTATGTATACAAGAAACTAAACTGCAAGAAGCAACTTTAGATGATGCAGCTAGAAATATAAAAGGGTACCACTCGTATTTTTCTTTTGCTGAGAAAAAAGGATATAGTGGAGTAGCTACATATTCTAAAGTCGAACCTATAAGTGTTAGCCATGGTATAGGTATTGAAGAGTTTGATAGTGAAGGAAGAATTTTAATAACAGAGTTTGAAGGATTTACTCTGTTTAATATATACTTCCCAAATGGACAGAGCAGTGAGGAAAGATTAGATTATAAGATGAGATTCTATGATGCCTTACTTGAATATTGTAACGAGAGAGTAAAAGAAGGGAAGAAGCTTGTAATCTGTGGTGATTATAACACTGCACATACACCAATGGATATTAAGAATGCAAAGTCAAATGAAAAGACTTCGGGGTTTTTACCAATGGAAAGAGAATGGATGGATAAATTTATTGCTAACGGCTACACAGATACCTTTAGACATTTTAATCCAGAGACTATAAAATACTCATGGTGGAGCTATATGTTTAAATCCAGAGAAAGAAATACAGGATGGAGAATAGACTACCATTTTGTATCCAATAACCTTTTAGAAGAAGTTGTAGGTGCCGATATTCTGAACGAGGTATTTGGTTCAGATCATTGCCCAGTATCCATAGAGTTAAAATAA
- a CDS encoding FtsX-like permease family protein, with amino-acid sequence MTLVSITTRNIKKNFKNYWSYFLSLSFSVFSVYLFMSILYSKYIQDELGDMKKFITLFNVGAVMIVMFSAFFIWYSNSFFIKSRKKEFATYMLLGMSKNQVAKINFYENTFITAIALITGIALGLIFSKFFIMILFYMVKISSAVPFQWNLRAIKMTLKIFVAIYVIISIHGSIIVRNSNLIDLFNASKRGERGLKVSAITFLFTIVSVVCMYFGYSIAIQELGSNLLKAPIVVALVVVGTILLFTSATSFLIYINKKNEKSLFKGTKLISTSQLYFRYRGNVGTLSIIAISTTVALCALVTCVGSYTRAEENSRYMRPFSVEYFKTKDENAIFDRVLANHKEISVKYSDELELIIVNAEDPINNKNSDFYVIRQSDFNKINEHQKVDRKAELDYEDDCYFIQVQSFAANKSALNKRVNINLKDKNYSLKVAQTDIKPFTALDHFNQTFVVKDNIYDSMKLNSDKSKIIKLKGYILDNDFKAENFLKDLGKSLYKESGLVTFYEHYTDGLKLLGMMAFIGVFIGALFITATGSIIYFKMEMEATEDKEKFITLSKIGVSKSEIKSAVAKELGLLFGAPFMVAVINSLPATIALGKMLSLKLMNSFIVIASVYGLIYCVYYFVTLNSYTKIVVSKNA; translated from the coding sequence ATGACATTGGTTAGTATTACAACCAGAAATATAAAAAAGAATTTTAAAAATTATTGGTCATATTTTTTAAGTTTATCTTTCAGCGTATTTTCAGTCTATCTTTTTATGTCTATTTTATATAGTAAATATATTCAAGACGAGCTTGGGGACATGAAAAAGTTTATAACATTATTTAATGTTGGGGCAGTAATGATTGTGATGTTTTCAGCATTTTTTATATGGTATTCGAATTCATTTTTTATTAAGTCAAGGAAAAAAGAGTTTGCTACCTATATGCTTCTAGGAATGTCTAAAAATCAAGTTGCAAAGATTAATTTTTATGAAAATACATTTATTACTGCAATTGCACTGATAACTGGTATAGCACTAGGACTAATTTTTAGTAAGTTTTTCATAATGATTCTTTTTTATATGGTTAAAATATCATCAGCTGTGCCTTTTCAGTGGAATTTAAGAGCTATAAAGATGACCTTAAAGATATTTGTAGCTATATATGTTATTATTTCAATCCATGGTTCAATTATTGTAAGGAACAGTAATCTTATAGATTTATTTAATGCATCAAAAAGGGGTGAGAGAGGTTTAAAAGTATCAGCAATAACATTTTTATTTACCATTGTATCAGTTGTTTGTATGTATTTTGGTTATAGTATTGCTATCCAAGAGTTAGGTAGCAATCTACTTAAGGCTCCAATAGTTGTGGCTTTGGTAGTAGTAGGTACCATACTGCTCTTTACTTCTGCCACTTCATTTTTAATATATATAAATAAGAAAAATGAAAAGAGTCTTTTTAAAGGTACTAAGCTTATATCAACTTCACAGCTGTATTTTAGATATAGAGGAAATGTTGGGACTCTCAGTATCATTGCAATAAGTACTACTGTCGCTCTTTGTGCTTTGGTTACCTGTGTGGGATCTTATACAAGAGCTGAAGAAAACTCGAGATATATGAGACCTTTTTCAGTTGAGTATTTTAAAACAAAGGATGAAAATGCTATTTTTGATAGAGTTCTAGCTAATCACAAAGAAATATCAGTTAAATATTCTGACGAACTTGAATTGATTATAGTAAATGCAGAAGATCCTATTAATAATAAAAATTCTGACTTTTATGTTATTAGACAAAGTGATTTTAATAAGATAAACGAACACCAGAAGGTCGACAGAAAAGCAGAATTAGATTATGAAGATGATTGCTACTTCATACAAGTGCAGAGCTTTGCTGCTAATAAAAGTGCATTAAATAAAAGAGTTAACATAAATTTAAAAGATAAAAATTATAGTTTAAAGGTTGCTCAAACAGATATAAAACCTTTTACGGCGCTTGATCACTTTAACCAAACTTTTGTAGTAAAAGACAATATCTATGATTCTATGAAGTTAAACTCCGACAAATCAAAAATTATTAAGCTAAAAGGATATATTCTAGATAATGATTTCAAAGCAGAGAACTTCTTAAAAGACTTAGGAAAAAGCCTTTATAAGGAAAGTGGACTGGTGACTTTCTATGAACATTATACCGATGGTTTAAAGTTATTAGGTATGATGGCATTTATAGGGGTGTTTATAGGTGCATTATTTATAACTGCCACAGGAAGTATAATATACTTTAAGATGGAGATGGAAGCAACAGAAGACAAGGAGAAGTTTATTACCTTAAGTAAAATCGGAGTAAGTAAAAGTGAAATAAAAAGTGCAGTTGCAAAAGAATTAGGATTGCTATTTGGCGCGCCATTTATGGTTGCTGTTATAAACTCACTACCGGCAACCATTGCACTTGGAAAAATGCTTTCTTTAAAGCTTATGAATAGTTTTATTGTGATAGCTTCGGTATATGGGCTTATCTACTGTGTGTATTACTTTGTGACTTTAAATTCTTATACTAAGATTGTAGTTAGTAAGAATGCTTAA
- a CDS encoding multicopper oxidase domain-containing protein gives MAVRHYVLLATDGKTKLPTSSELPPDPTTEVEVLIYGFVGGLYRIDDKVVNENLNWEDRKNFDDLYALKGSAYLPSPIVWGEVGDKIYITLINLGMKYVNIMDPHTVHMHGAHVATQLDGFPEMSFAVPMWEFNGSNKPETLTYYFYAEHPGTLMYHCHQEASEHVQMGMYGALVIYPSYKSLAENGIRKDKRGRWLNNGEVVSDIPCSATNRNFAYNNIHSFFNKEYIMLLSDIDQTWHDSVLNGANFNPIDYKPNFWLVNGRPFPYSLLPHPQTLSDSSDPDLAQLNYESYVHVKTGENFLLRMINISYQVIPWHIHGWHFRVIGKDSHISPFLEMNHTSNDMSHMKHPVTEMGFTCTIGSGETYDLLINAENKSPIYRKYIVKGQNCIPSVCRQIHELKAHDPSLIAEIPTEPINVLNINTTNYIDICDEPEESPNSNFFPQFYPMHNHDDYKVTNNGVYPGGQLTYIQIDAPECGGLMGSYYANKNFTDLRLKRLDENISFNWKTDRPQDLGEIFSVRWTGKLKLPISQRYKLQLVCVGDGTVKLNGKEILRVKDYYSLPVDFEMVDFESENEYKIEVEYVGNSKGAIALLWISSTKVREAIPSHNLYPI, from the coding sequence ATGGCTGTAAGACATTATGTTTTGCTAGCTACTGATGGCAAAACCAAATTACCTACATCTTCAGAACTTCCTCCTGATCCTACAACAGAAGTTGAAGTTCTTATATACGGATTTGTTGGCGGTTTATATAGGATCGATGACAAGGTAGTAAACGAGAATTTAAATTGGGAAGACCGAAAAAACTTTGATGATTTATATGCTTTGAAGGGAAGTGCATATCTACCATCCCCTATTGTTTGGGGAGAAGTTGGCGACAAGATTTATATTACATTGATCAATCTTGGTATGAAGTATGTTAATATAATGGATCCTCATACAGTTCATATGCATGGGGCCCATGTAGCTACACAGCTAGATGGTTTTCCTGAGATGTCGTTTGCGGTTCCTATGTGGGAGTTTAACGGGAGTAATAAACCTGAAACACTAACCTATTATTTTTATGCAGAACATCCCGGCACTTTAATGTATCATTGTCACCAGGAGGCCTCTGAACATGTACAAATGGGAATGTATGGCGCATTAGTAATATATCCATCTTATAAGAGTCTGGCAGAGAATGGAATAAGAAAAGATAAGCGCGGAAGATGGCTTAACAATGGAGAAGTTGTTTCTGATATACCTTGTTCTGCTACAAATAGAAACTTTGCCTATAATAACATCCATTCCTTTTTCAATAAGGAATATATAATGTTATTATCAGACATTGATCAAACCTGGCATGATAGTGTATTAAATGGTGCTAACTTTAATCCTATAGACTACAAACCTAATTTCTGGCTTGTAAACGGAAGACCTTTCCCTTATTCTTTACTTCCACATCCACAAACACTTTCAGATAGTAGTGATCCTGATTTAGCACAATTAAATTATGAGTCATATGTTCATGTAAAAACTGGGGAAAACTTCTTACTAAGAATGATAAATATTAGTTACCAAGTAATACCTTGGCATATACACGGATGGCACTTTAGAGTTATAGGTAAGGATTCACATATAAGTCCATTTTTAGAAATGAATCATACTTCTAATGATATGAGCCATATGAAACACCCTGTAACTGAAATGGGCTTTACCTGCACAATTGGTTCTGGTGAAACCTATGATCTTTTGATAAATGCCGAAAACAAGAGTCCTATATACAGAAAATATATAGTAAAGGGGCAGAATTGTATACCTTCTGTTTGTAGACAAATTCATGAACTTAAAGCTCATGACCCTTCACTTATAGCAGAAATCCCTACAGAACCTATAAATGTGTTAAATATTAATACAACAAATTATATAGATATCTGCGATGAACCAGAAGAAAGTCCAAATAGTAACTTTTTCCCTCAATTTTATCCGATGCACAATCATGACGATTATAAAGTCACAAACAATGGAGTTTATCCCGGAGGACAGTTGACTTATATACAAATAGACGCACCTGAATGCGGTGGTTTAATGGGAAGTTATTATGCCAACAAAAACTTTACTGATCTTAGGTTAAAGAGATTAGATGAGAATATTAGCTTTAACTGGAAAACTGATAGACCGCAAGATTTGGGCGAAATCTTCTCAGTGAGATGGACTGGGAAATTAAAACTTCCTATCTCTCAAAGATACAAACTGCAGTTGGTTTGTGTAGGTGATGGTACCGTAAAGCTAAATGGTAAAGAAATTCTTAGAGTTAAAGATTATTATTCACTACCAGTAGATTTTGAAATGGTCGATTTTGAAAGTGAAAATGAATATAAAATTGAAGTTGAATACGTTGGAAACTCGAAAGGAGCTATTGCATTACTTTGGATTTCTTCAACAAAGGTAAGAGAAGCAATTCCATCTCATAACTTATACCCAATTTAA
- a CDS encoding Crp/Fnr family transcriptional regulator has translation MNKIQCESCKTKLCASKVPIFASLDRDHLSKVVSKINHLSFNKGESICVEGDLSNSLVIINQGQVKLTKVTKEGKEQIIRVLAPGDFFGELSLFNEKDKYNFSAYALSSVKICSLSKEAMHTILIENPEISVKILTEVSKRLMEAENLAQNLATNDADIRVANLISEFGEKYGHNTDLGIEVNLPMNREDMANYIGVTRETISRKLTKLQDSGVISLVGNKTLIIRDSSKLNDFM, from the coding sequence TTGAATAAAATTCAATGTGAAAGTTGTAAAACCAAACTTTGTGCTAGCAAAGTTCCCATATTTGCATCACTTGACAGAGATCATTTATCTAAGGTTGTTTCTAAAATAAATCACCTTAGCTTTAATAAAGGTGAATCAATTTGTGTCGAAGGAGATCTTTCTAACTCTTTAGTAATTATAAATCAAGGGCAAGTAAAACTCACAAAGGTCACAAAAGAAGGAAAAGAACAAATAATACGAGTTTTAGCTCCAGGTGATTTCTTCGGAGAACTTAGCCTATTTAATGAAAAAGATAAATATAATTTCTCTGCATATGCTCTCTCTTCTGTAAAGATATGTTCTTTAAGCAAAGAGGCAATGCACACTATACTAATAGAAAATCCTGAAATATCAGTAAAAATATTGACTGAAGTTTCTAAAAGACTTATGGAAGCTGAAAATCTTGCACAGAATCTTGCAACCAACGATGCTGACATAAGAGTTGCTAATCTTATTTCTGAATTCGGAGAAAAATACGGGCACAATACTGACTTAGGAATAGAAGTTAACTTACCTATGAACAGAGAGGATATGGCTAACTATATAGGGGTTACTCGCGAAACTATAAGCAGAAAGCTAACTAAGCTACAAGACTCTGGCGTAATATCTTTAGTAGGAAACAAAACTTTAATCATTCGAGATTCTAGCAAACTAAATGATTTTATGTAA
- a CDS encoding FprA family A-type flavoprotein, which translates to MINKMMIAENIYSVGKVDDRDVPFHRLTLTKGTTYNSYLLNTEKPTIIDTVDISFGKEFVDNLKETVDLMKIQYIVINHTEPDHSGGLGSLAAQAKNATIVCTEKAVEELKEMYKLHKRNFLVVKDGDKLDIGGKTLLFLETPYLHTEETMITYCIEDKILFPCDIFSTHIANTEVFNDLAKEDIFEDFKVYYTLIMHPHRKHVQYMINKIKDLDIKMIAPSHGYILRTEIEKFVKLYAELSKNTTTTKSAAVIYSTMTSNTKKLSQSIAAFLNTEGITAVTVDVNKTPKEEVLDYINSSDIVLFGSSTRYGDMIGSLEDVLKELKAMDLSNKIVAAFGSYGWSGESIEVIQDYLLETNANVLETSNVIKSTGMSDVAFPIRIRFAVKEESLHEVERACEYIGSLALNAI; encoded by the coding sequence ATGATAAATAAAATGATGATTGCAGAAAACATATATAGCGTAGGTAAAGTAGACGATAGAGATGTTCCATTCCATAGACTTACATTAACAAAAGGTACAACATATAACAGCTACTTATTGAATACAGAGAAACCAACAATTATAGATACTGTAGATATAAGCTTTGGAAAAGAATTCGTAGATAATTTAAAAGAAACTGTAGATTTAATGAAAATACAATATATAGTTATAAACCATACAGAACCAGATCACTCAGGGGGACTTGGAAGTCTTGCAGCTCAAGCTAAGAATGCTACTATAGTTTGTACAGAAAAAGCAGTTGAAGAATTAAAAGAAATGTACAAACTTCACAAGAGAAATTTCTTAGTAGTTAAAGATGGAGATAAGTTAGATATAGGTGGTAAGACTTTACTATTCTTAGAAACACCATATCTTCACACTGAAGAAACTATGATAACTTACTGCATTGAAGATAAAATTTTATTCCCTTGTGACATATTCAGCACACATATTGCTAATACAGAAGTATTTAATGATTTAGCTAAGGAAGACATATTTGAGGACTTTAAGGTTTACTATACATTAATCATGCACCCACATAGAAAGCATGTTCAATATATGATAAACAAGATTAAAGATCTTGATATTAAGATGATAGCTCCATCTCATGGATATATACTAAGAACTGAAATAGAAAAGTTTGTTAAGTTATATGCAGAATTAAGCAAAAATACTACAACTACCAAATCAGCAGCAGTAATATATTCTACTATGACAAGTAATACTAAAAAACTTTCACAAAGCATTGCTGCTTTCCTTAATACTGAGGGAATAACTGCTGTAACTGTAGATGTAAATAAAACTCCAAAGGAAGAAGTATTAGATTATATAAACAGCTCTGATATAGTACTTTTCGGTAGCTCAACTAGATATGGTGATATGATAGGCTCTTTAGAAGATGTATTAAAAGAATTGAAAGCAATGGACTTATCTAATAAAATAGTTGCAGCCTTTGGTTCTTACGGTTGGAGCGGTGAATCTATAGAAGTAATACAAGATTATCTACTTGAGACAAATGCCAATGTATTAGAAACTTCTAATGTAATAAAATCTACTGGTATGTCAGATGTTGCTTTCCCTATAAGAATAAGATTTGCTGTAAAAGAAGAGTCTCTTCATGAAGTAGAAAGAGCTTGTGAATATATCGGAAGTCTTGCACTTAATGCAATATAA